A stretch of the Janthinobacterium sp. B9-8 genome encodes the following:
- a CDS encoding FAD-dependent monooxygenase, protein MLLKKLPFHVDVLIIGGGPIGALVVQRLAAAGVDALLVDAKPKIEADPRALALSWASFEALDRVGLWGEELTATAITQVHISQQGTIGRTELLASELGLPALGFVVDFDKLARRAFSTLSESPAKVVLGYRVNQITRLARFAQIKIDGPNGEEQLTARLVVLADGGQLISQLDDIIQTVKPYQQHAILAKLTPTEPHGGMAYERFADDATLALLPNGKDFTLVWPQTPELAKERLAMSENDFMLEVSKRFSGRIAGFSSVSARASWPLALKTLNSVVGRRVVLIGNAAQTLHPVAGQGLNLGLRDATTLAELIISTRQDEIGEPEQLARYARLRKKDAGLVTHFTDGLITYFDHPGPLLKHGRSLGLIAMDQMGWLRKGFAERMVFGAR, encoded by the coding sequence ATGCTCTTAAAAAAACTCCCCTTCCATGTAGACGTGCTGATTATTGGCGGTGGCCCAATTGGCGCTTTGGTGGTGCAAAGGCTGGCAGCGGCTGGCGTTGATGCCCTGCTTGTTGATGCAAAACCAAAGATTGAAGCCGATCCGCGTGCGCTGGCCTTGTCTTGGGCGAGCTTTGAGGCGCTAGATCGAGTGGGTTTATGGGGAGAAGAACTGACGGCGACGGCCATCACCCAAGTGCATATCTCGCAACAGGGCACGATAGGCCGCACCGAATTATTAGCCAGCGAGCTGGGTCTTCCTGCTTTGGGCTTTGTGGTCGATTTTGACAAACTGGCCCGCCGCGCTTTTAGCACGCTCAGCGAAAGCCCTGCCAAAGTAGTGCTAGGCTATCGCGTCAACCAGATCACACGGCTGGCCCGTTTTGCCCAGATTAAAATCGACGGCCCCAATGGAGAAGAACAGCTCACTGCCCGCCTTGTAGTGCTTGCCGATGGCGGCCAGCTAATTAGTCAGCTTGACGATATTATCCAGACCGTCAAGCCTTACCAGCAGCACGCCATCCTCGCGAAACTTACGCCCACCGAGCCGCATGGCGGCATGGCTTATGAGCGCTTTGCTGACGATGCCACCTTGGCACTCTTACCCAATGGCAAGGATTTCACCCTTGTCTGGCCGCAAACTCCCGAGCTTGCTAAGGAGCGCTTAGCCATGAGCGAAAACGATTTTATGCTAGAAGTCAGCAAGCGTTTTTCTGGCCGTATCGCAGGCTTTAGCAGCGTGTCTGCTCGTGCCAGCTGGCCGCTGGCTTTAAAAACGCTCAATTCCGTAGTCGGCCGCCGTGTGGTTTTGATCGGCAATGCCGCGCAAACACTGCACCCTGTAGCAGGCCAAGGCCTAAATCTGGGCTTACGCGATGCCACCACGCTGGCCGAGCTGATTATCTCTACCCGCCAGGATGAAATCGGCGAGCCAGAGCAACTCGCCCGCTACGCTCGCCTGCGCAAAAAAGACGCCGGTCTTGTTACCCACTTTACCGACGGCCTAATCACCTACTTCGACCACCCCGGCCCCTTACTCAAACACGGCCGCAGCCTAGGCCTAATCGCCATGGATCAAATGGGCTGGCTAAGAAAAGGCTTTGCAGAACGGATGGTGTTTGGGGCAAGGTAA